TGTGCCAAGCATAAACCATACTGGAATTTTGCATCACTATCATTTTCATTTAACTCTACTGCTCGTTGGAAATAAGGAAGAGCTAAACGGTTTTGACCAAGATTAAATAAACACATTCCTAACATAAAGTGTAAATCACCTTGATCTAAGCCTTTCTTTAATGCTTTTTCATACATATTTTTTGCTTCATCATAGTTTTCTTGATTAAAGTAAACATTTCCTGCTCCATAATAAGCTGTTGCAGAATCTTCATTTATTTCAATTGCTTTTTCATAAAATTTCAATGCCTTTTCAGGTTCATTAACTGCAGAAAGAAGATTGCCAAAGTTAATATAACTAATTGGGTTATTCGGATTTTTCTCAATTGCCTCCGAGAAAAGAGTTGCTGCTTCCTCGAACTCTCCTTTTTGCATTGCTTTAATTCCACGTTGATTAATATCCATCATAATCCTTCCTTTATCTAGTATGTAGTAAATATATAGGATACAGATAAAAAGGGCTGACTCATTGTGTCAACCCCTTCTAGTATCAGAAACATTTATTAAACCAAATTTTTCTCCCTTATCCAACATACCATAATTTTTCACCGTTTTTGAAAACTTCATCGATCGTTCCGCCACCTAAGCATGTATCACCATCATAAAACACTACTGCTTGTCCAGGTGTTACAGCACGAATCGGTTCTTTGAATGTTACCTTAGCGGTTTTGTCATCAATCATCTTGACTGTAACCTCATTATCTTGTTGACGGTAACGGAATTTGGCTGTACAGGTTAAATTCTTTACTTGTTTATCTGAAACCCAGCTCATATTTGTTGCCGTTATGCTATCAGAATATAGTAAGTCATTGTGGAAGCCTTGATCTACATATAACACATTTTTCTTTAGATCTTTACCGACTGCAAACCATGGTTCACCACTTCCACCAATTCCCAAACCATGTCTTTGACCAATTGTATAATACATAAGCCCGTCGTGTTTTCCCTTCACTTCTCCGTCAAGGGTCTTCATCATACCAGGCTGTGCAGGAAGATAGCCACTTAAAAACTCTTTAAAGTTTCTTTCACCGATAAAGCAAATTCCCGTACTATCTTTTTTCGTAGCAGTAGCAAGATTGGCTTTCTTTGCCATTTCACGAACAAGAGGTTTTTCAATATCTCCTAATGGGAACATGACCTTAGACAATTGCTCTTGACCTAGTTGGTTCAAGAAATAGGTTTGATCCTTATTGTCATCAACACCACGCAACATTTTATATTCACCATCTCGATATTCCACTCTTGCATAATGACCTGTTGCTAAGTAATCGGCACCTAGTGACATGGCATGTTCTAAAAATGCCTTGAATTTAATTTCTTTATTACACATTACATCAGGGTTTGGCGTTCTACCTGCTTTATATTCATCCAGGAAATATGTGAATACCTTGTCCCAATACTGCTTTTCGAAATTTACTGCATAATATGGAATACCAATTTGATTACAAACTTCAATCACATCATTATAATCCTCTGTTGCAGTACATACACCATTTTCATCTGTGTCATCCCAGTTTTTCATAAAAATTCCGATAACATCATAACCTTGCTCTTTTAAACGAAGAGCAGCAACAGAAGAGTCAACTCCTCCCGACATTCCTACAACTACTCTTATATCTTTAGGATCTTTTGTCATCCATTATTCACCTCCATGTAACTCTAAGCTGTCACTCTTTTTACAATTTTTGATATTTCATGGGCAGAATATCTAATATCTTCTAAGGATACTCCTAAACCAAAACTAAAGCGAACAGAAGATATGATCCGATCTGAGTCTTTTCCAAACATAGACACTAATACATGAGATGGATCAACAGAACCAGCTGTACAAGCAGAACCACTTGATGCAGCAATACCTGCCAAATCCAAATTCACTAAAAGAGACTCAATTTGAGTTTTCGGAAAGTAAATATTTAGAACGTGAGGTAGACCACTCAATTCTCCATTCACTTCAAATTGTATATCATGTTCTTTAAAAATCGAGATCATTTCCTGCTTATATTTCTTATATTCTTTTCGCTTACCTTCGCGATTGGATGCAGCAATTTCTGCTGCCCGACTGAATCCGCTAATTCCTGCAACATTCTCAGTACCAGCTCGTCGTTTCAACTCCTGTTCGCCACCATATAATGAAGGCTGAAGTTTAATACCGGCTTTAGCATATAAGAATCCAATACCCTTAGGCCCATTGATTTTATGTGCAGATGCAGTTAACAAATCAACACCCAACTCTTGTACGTTAATTTCTTCAATTCCATAAGCTTGAACAGCATCTGTATGAAAATACGCTGGGTATTCCTTTAGAAGTTTTCCTATTTCACGTATTGGCTGAATTGAGCCCACTTCATTATTACCAAACATAATTGAAACAAGCACTGTTTGGTCTGTTAAGTGTTGCTTGAGGTCATCTACAGAAATTAAACCACTTTCGTTAACAGGAAGGTAAGTAATATCGTAACCTATTTTCTCAAGGTATTTACAAGTGTGAAGTACTGCATGATGCTCTATTTCAGTTGTTATAATATGTTTACCGATTTGTTGATTGGCAAGTGCTGTACCGATAATAGCTAAATTATCAGCCTCTGTCCCACCACTTGTAAAAATTAATTCTCCTGGACTTGCGCCAATACTATTTGCAAGAATTCTTCTTGACTCATCAAGAATTCTCCTTGCTTCTCTTCCAAAAGAATGAATACTAGACGGATTACCGAACGTTTCAGTCATTACCTTCATCATTTGATCTGCAACATCAGGGTGAATCGGAGAAGTTGCAGCATGATCTAAATAAACTTTTTTCATTTTCCAACCTCCTTCCTATTAAAAATTTAGTAGCTTAACAAATTTTTAAATATAAAACATATATGGCTCTTGATCTCCGTCTGTATAACTAGCCAAATCTTCAAGCGTTGTGTTATCTAACACTTCTTTTACAGCGTCACGAATTCGTATCCACAGCTGTCTTTTTGCAGGTTCTTCATCCTCTAATACTTCAACAGGGCTTAAAGGCCCTTCAAGAACGCGAATAATATCCCCGGATGTAATATTTGCAGGCTCATCACCTAAAATATAGCCACCATAAGCCCCCCTAATACTTTTTACAAGACGAGCATTTCTTAAAGGTGCGATTAATTGTTCCAAATAGTGCTCTGATAAATCATGAGCCTGTGCAATGCTTTTTAATGAAGTTGGACCTTCACCGTGCTTTCTGGCAAGCTCAATCATAATTGTTAATCCATATCGGCCTTTTGTTGATATTTTCATAATAGTCCCCCTACATACCACGATCTAGTAAACTTGTTTGAAATTGGTTCTTATTAAGTAATTTCATGAATAATAAATTAGTTGTATTCTGACAAAAAGGAATCATAACTCCTGCAACATACCCCAGTGAAATTGTCGCAATCACTGTTCCAATAAAAACAGGACCTCCTAAGAGCCATCCAATGACAAGAACAATTACCTCAATCCACGCTCTAACAAATGTAATAGATTTTCCCGTTTTTTCAACCAGAGCCATCATTAAACTATCTCTTGGACCTGCACCGCATTTAGCAGATATATACAAACCCATTCCATAACATAGTATGACAATTCCCATCACCAACATAATCATTTTACCTAAAAATGATTCAGGAGTTTTTAGAACAGGAAGAAAGATAAACAAGTCAATAAATATTCCAATTGTAAACATATTGATAAAAGCTCCTACCTGCGGAAGCTTTCGCGTTAATAATGATGCAGATAGTAAAACGAGACCACCAATAATAATTGTCCATGAACCTATTGATAACCCTAACTGTTTATATAGCCCGATGTGTAAAACATCCCAAGCTGAAACACCTAAGTCAGCTTTAATTGTTAAAACAATCCCAAATGACATAATCAACAATCCTATAAAAAAGATTGACCATTTTAACAGAAGCTCAAGAGTATTTCTTGTATAAGATTTCAATGAAGGGTCCCCCTATATAGTCATAAACCCTTTACTGTGTAAGCAAGTGTTCAATTCATTAACTTTTTCCATTAGCCATTATAGCATAGATGGTGATATTAGACACTAAAACCGACTATATCGCTAGGACATGATTAATCTAACATGAAAAGTATTATTGATTATTCTTCTTAAACTGCTCAAGCTTGTAATAAATGGCTGATAATCTCTTTTCCTCACCAGCTTCCATTGGTTCGTAATATTTAGTTCCTTTTAAGTTACTTGGAAGGTATTCTTGCTGCACCCATCCGCCGAACGTTCCAATTGGGTGATCATGTGGGTATTTGTATCCAACATGTCCTAACACTTTTGAGCCAGCATAATGGCCATCTCTTAAATGCATTGGGATTTCCCCCACTTTACCTGTTCGAACATCCGCGATGGCCATATCCAAAGCTTTATATGCGGAATTCGATTTAGAAGATAAACACATCTCAACAACCGCAACTGATAAAGGAATACGTGCCTCGGGAAGACCTAACCGCTCACTTGCAATGACAGCAGACAAAACATTGTTACCAACAGATGTATTTGCCAATCCTATATCTTCATAGGCAATCACCACTAGCCTTCTATTTACGGCTACAAGATCCCCTGTCTCAAGTAAATGAGCCAAATAGTATAAAGCTGCATCTACATCGCTACCACGAATACTTTTTTGTAGGCTTGAAAGCAGATTATAAAAGTGAGTTCCCTTTTTATCACCATAAACACCTGTATTACCTGTCAGATCGTTAATAATAGAATCCTCCACTATATAGGTATCTCCTTCTTTAGTGGACGAGTAAACAATTGATTCTAATAAGGTTAAAGATTTTCTTGCATCTCCATTAGCACCATAAGCAATTTTTTTCACTTGCTCCTCGGATATTTGGATACTCATCATCCCTAAGCCATTTTTTTCATCTTTTAACGCCCGTTGAAGTAGCACTTCAATATCATCAACAGTTAATCTTGTTAATTGCTTAATTTGTCCGCATCGGCTTCGTATCGCTGGATTTACATCATGAAATGGGTTTTCCGTTGTTGCACCAATTAAGATAATGTCACCTCGTTCTACATGAGGTAGTAAATAATCTTGTTGAGCCTTATTAAAACGATGAATTTCATCCAGAAACAAGATAACTTTTCCTGTTAAACGAGTCTCCTCAACAACAGCTTCTACATCTTTCTTTCCTGCTGTTGTCGCGTTTAACGCTATAAAAGGTATGCTAGTCGTACCTGCAATAGCAAAAGCTATTGACGTTTTTCCAACCCCTGGCTCTCCGTACAATAACATGGATGGAACATATCCGTTTTTGATCATTTTATATAAACTTGTTTTTTCACCAATGATATCTTTTTGTCCTACGACCTCATCAATTGTTTTCGGTCTCATTCGAAAAGCAAGTGGCTCTCCATTCACTTTAAAACCCCCAGTACAATTCTACCTATAATTATATATGGAATCTTGATGTAAAGAAATAAAAGGAGCTTACCGTCCAAGCACTCCTAAGAATGAAATATGAATCTATGAACTCGAATAAGTATGAGTTTCTAGGAAATGATAAGGTTACGAACGAACATGTTAAAACGAGTAACTCGAAGGAGGTTATCGTGAAAAATAGACATGATGCGTGGACCCACGAAGAAGATATGCTTCTAGCAAAAACGGTAGTAAATCATATAAAGGATGGCAGTACACAAACTGCCGCTTTTAATGAGATCTCGGACAAGATAAACCGGACACCTGCTGCATGCAGCTATCGTTGGAATGCAGAGGTTCGAAAAGAATATGTGAATGATATTGAATTAGCAAAAAAGAAACATAAAGAAAATAAACGCAAATTAAATCAACACAACAATAAAAATACAAGCAAAAAGCCAAAAGAAGACCCTAACATTTTGGAGAGAGCAAAAACGATGCAAACTCAAAGTGAGTTTATTAATATCAATGACTGTATTATTTATCTAAATCAATTAAATAACATGCCCGAAAGCAATTCTTCACTGAAAGAAGAAAATAACCATTTACAAAAAGAAAAACAAGCGTTATATAAAAAAAATAAAGAGCTAGTGGACAGATATAAAAAACTAACAGAGCGGAAACATAAATTAGAAGAAGAATATAAAGTGCTGATGGTTTTAATTCAACATGCACAAAATACATCGGAAGAAGAGCTAAAAAAGGAATACTATCATTAACAGCTAAGAGGCTGCTTGAATGCAGCCTCTTAGCTTTGTTTTTCATCTTTCACTCTTGTAATTTTAATATCCTTCAAAAGTTCTGTAATAACATGACCACCCATGATTAACCCTGCCACAGAAGGGACGAACGCATTTGAAGATGGAGGCATTTTAGCCTTTCTTATCGGCGCAGCATCATTTCCAACTTCTTTACGAACTTCCTCCCGAATTACGATCGGGCTTTCGTCTGAGAAGACAACTTTAATGCCTTTTTTAATTCCTTCTTTACGTAAACGAGTTCGAATAACTTTTGCAATTGGATCTGTATGTGTTTTAGAAATGTCAGCAATTTGAAATCGAGTTGGATCCGTTTTATTTGCAGCACCCATACTTGAAATCACGGGTATATTACGCTTCAAACATTCTTTCATTAAATGAATCTTGTAAGAAATGGTATCTGAAGCATCAATCACATAATCCAAGTTTTGATCAAAAAATTGCTCATACGTTTCTTCTGTATAAAACATTTTTAGAGAAATAACTTCACATTCCGGATTAATATCCTTAATACGTGCAGCCATTAAATCTACTTTAGGTTGTCCAACAGTTGATACTAACGCGTGAATTTGACGATTCACATTTGTAATATCAACATCGTCTTTGTCAACTAATACAAGTCTGCCTACACCTGACCTTGCAAGAGCCTCGGCTGAAAAGGAACCTACACCACCAATTCCTAATACAGCTACCGTACTATTTTTTAGAATATTTAATCCTTCCTTACCAATCGCCAGTTCATTACGTGAAAATTGATGTAGCAACTAACTCACTCCAATTATTAACCTATTTCGTTATCTTGCATAATGACAGTATTTTTACCTGAAAACGAATATAACATACATCGATAGAAAAGCAAGCGTTTTTTGTTTTTTAATCCTATATAAAAAGGGTCACCCTTGTGGAATGACCCTTTCGCTTTGATATGTAGTATAGTCCCAATCGTGCCGTCGCCATTTCCCTCGTTTTGATCCCGCACTCAGCAGGTGGGTGCTTTATTTCAGAGTTTGTAAGTCCTCAATCCGAGGTAGAGGCATGTACTCTGTCTGAAAACTCAAGCTCCCGTATAAACAATGTTAGGTCAAAACTAGGTGTACAACGAACACATCAGGACTTTGTGTTATAGAGATAATATCATAAGCAAATTTTCATTTCAAGATCTTGACAATTAGTCACGCAGTTCAAGATTTAATTCTTCGAGCTGCGCTTCGCTAACAGTGCTTGGTGCGTTTGTTAATAAATCACTTGCACTAGCTGTTTTAGGGAAAGCAATCGTATCGCGAAGATTTGTGCGCCCAGCTAAAAGCATAACTAATCTGTCTAATCCAAGTGCAATACCACCATGTGGAGGTGTTCCATATTCAAAAGCTTCTAATAAGAAACCAAACTGCTCTTTTGCTTCTTCTTCTGAGAATCCTAAAAGCTTAAACATTTTCTCTTGAACATCTTTTTCGAATATACGAATAGATCCGCCACCTAGTTCGTAGCCGTTCAGAACAATATCATACGCTTGTGCTTTCATATTACCTGGGTCTGTGTCAAAAAGATCTATGTCTTCACGAGCAGGCATTGTAAATGGATGGTGAGCTGCATAATAACGTTTAGTTGCTTCATCATATTCTAATAACGGCCAATCTACTACCCATAGGAAATTAAACTTGCTTTCATCGATCAGTTGTAAGTCTTTTCCTAGCTTTGAACGAAGAGCACCTAATGAATCTGCCACCACTGACTTCTTATCTGCAACGAATACAAGTAGATCTCCAATAGTTGCTTCAAGTGTTTGCAATAAACCTTTTTGTTCTTCCTCTGTGAAGAATTTAATAATCGGTCCTTTTAAGCCGTCTTCTTCAACTTTTAACCAAGCTAATCCTTTTGCTCCATAAGGTGCAACGAACTCTGCTAATGCATCCATATCTTTTCTAGAGTATTTCTCAGCAGCACCTTTTACATTAATTGACTTAACTTGACCACCGTTAGCTACAACCGTGTTAAACACCTTTAATCCACTATCTTTAACGATTTCACTAACATCGACAAGCTCTAAACCAAATCGTGTATCCGGCTTATCCGAACCGTAACGTCCCATCGCTTCATCATACGTCATTCTTGGAAGTGGTAACTCAATGTCAACGTTTTTCGTTTCTTTCATGATTCTAGCCATCATTTGCTCTGTCATTGACATAATATCGTCCTGACTCATAAATGAAGCTTCAATATCTATTTGAGTAAACTCTGGCTGACGGTCAGCACGTAAATCTTCATCACGGAAGCAGCGAGCAATTTGATAGTATTTATCAAAACCTGAAACCATTAGTAATTGCTTAAAAATTTGAGGTGATTGTGGTAATGCATAAAATTCACCTTCATGCACGCGGCTAGGTACTAAATAATCGCGTGCTCCTTCAGGAGTACTTTTTGTTAAAATTGGTGTTTCAATATCTAAAAAGCCATTATCATCTAAAAAGCTTCTCATCGATTTTGTCACATTATGACGCATTTGAATGGTATTCAACAATGCTGGTCTTCTTAAATCTAAATAACGATATTTTAAACGAACATCCTCTGAAACTTCTTCTGATTTATCTTCAATTATAAATGGCGGGTTTTTAGCTGCATTGATAATTGTTACTTTTTCAACAATAACCTCAATTGTACCAGTTGATACATTTGGATT
This genomic stretch from Metabacillus sp. B2-18 harbors:
- a CDS encoding tetratricopeptide repeat protein, whose product is MDINQRGIKAMQKGEFEEAATLFSEAIEKNPNNPISYINFGNLLSAVNEPEKALKFYEKAIEINEDSATAYYGAGNVYFNQENYDEAKNMYEKALKKGLDQGDLHFMLGMCLFNLGQNRLALPYFQRAVELNENDSDAKFQYGLCLAQLELIDEALVQFEEVIELDEQHADAFYNIGVAYAFKENSEKAIDMLNKALEIQPDHMLAGHALKIMNGNMER
- the mnmA gene encoding tRNA 2-thiouridine(34) synthase MnmA, with product MTKDPKDIRVVVGMSGGVDSSVAALRLKEQGYDVIGIFMKNWDDTDENGVCTATEDYNDVIEVCNQIGIPYYAVNFEKQYWDKVFTYFLDEYKAGRTPNPDVMCNKEIKFKAFLEHAMSLGADYLATGHYARVEYRDGEYKMLRGVDDNKDQTYFLNQLGQEQLSKVMFPLGDIEKPLVREMAKKANLATATKKDSTGICFIGERNFKEFLSGYLPAQPGMMKTLDGEVKGKHDGLMYYTIGQRHGLGIGGSGEPWFAVGKDLKKNVLYVDQGFHNDLLYSDSITATNMSWVSDKQVKNLTCTAKFRYRQQDNEVTVKMIDDKTAKVTFKEPIRAVTPGQAVVFYDGDTCLGGGTIDEVFKNGEKLWYVG
- a CDS encoding cysteine desulfurase family protein, with protein sequence MKKVYLDHAATSPIHPDVADQMMKVMTETFGNPSSIHSFGREARRILDESRRILANSIGASPGELIFTSGGTEADNLAIIGTALANQQIGKHIITTEIEHHAVLHTCKYLEKIGYDITYLPVNESGLISVDDLKQHLTDQTVLVSIMFGNNEVGSIQPIREIGKLLKEYPAYFHTDAVQAYGIEEINVQELGVDLLTASAHKINGPKGIGFLYAKAGIKLQPSLYGGEQELKRRAGTENVAGISGFSRAAEIAASNREGKRKEYKKYKQEMISIFKEHDIQFEVNGELSGLPHVLNIYFPKTQIESLLVNLDLAGIAASSGSACTAGSVDPSHVLVSMFGKDSDRIISSVRFSFGLGVSLEDIRYSAHEISKIVKRVTA
- the cymR gene encoding cysteine metabolism transcriptional regulator CymR; protein product: MKISTKGRYGLTIMIELARKHGEGPTSLKSIAQAHDLSEHYLEQLIAPLRNARLVKSIRGAYGGYILGDEPANITSGDIIRVLEGPLSPVEVLEDEEPAKRQLWIRIRDAVKEVLDNTTLEDLASYTDGDQEPYMFYI
- a CDS encoding YczE/YyaS/YitT family protein; translated protein: MKSYTRNTLELLLKWSIFFIGLLIMSFGIVLTIKADLGVSAWDVLHIGLYKQLGLSIGSWTIIIGGLVLLSASLLTRKLPQVGAFINMFTIGIFIDLFIFLPVLKTPESFLGKMIMLVMGIVILCYGMGLYISAKCGAGPRDSLMMALVEKTGKSITFVRAWIEVIVLVIGWLLGGPVFIGTVIATISLGYVAGVMIPFCQNTTNLLFMKLLNKNQFQTSLLDRGM
- a CDS encoding replication-associated recombination protein A; amino-acid sequence: MNGEPLAFRMRPKTIDEVVGQKDIIGEKTSLYKMIKNGYVPSMLLYGEPGVGKTSIAFAIAGTTSIPFIALNATTAGKKDVEAVVEETRLTGKVILFLDEIHRFNKAQQDYLLPHVERGDIILIGATTENPFHDVNPAIRSRCGQIKQLTRLTVDDIEVLLQRALKDEKNGLGMMSIQISEEQVKKIAYGANGDARKSLTLLESIVYSSTKEGDTYIVEDSIINDLTGNTGVYGDKKGTHFYNLLSSLQKSIRGSDVDAALYYLAHLLETGDLVAVNRRLVVIAYEDIGLANTSVGNNVLSAVIASERLGLPEARIPLSVAVVEMCLSSKSNSAYKALDMAIADVRTGKVGEIPMHLRDGHYAGSKVLGHVGYKYPHDHPIGTFGGWVQQEYLPSNLKGTKYYEPMEAGEEKRLSAIYYKLEQFKKNNQ
- a CDS encoding RsfA family transcriptional regulator; translation: MKNRHDAWTHEEDMLLAKTVVNHIKDGSTQTAAFNEISDKINRTPAACSYRWNAEVRKEYVNDIELAKKKHKENKRKLNQHNNKNTSKKPKEDPNILERAKTMQTQSEFININDCIIYLNQLNNMPESNSSLKEENNHLQKEKQALYKKNKELVDRYKKLTERKHKLEEEYKVLMVLIQHAQNTSEEELKKEYYH
- a CDS encoding tRNA threonylcarbamoyladenosine dehydratase; translation: MLHQFSRNELAIGKEGLNILKNSTVAVLGIGGVGSFSAEALARSGVGRLVLVDKDDVDITNVNRQIHALVSTVGQPKVDLMAARIKDINPECEVISLKMFYTEETYEQFFDQNLDYVIDASDTISYKIHLMKECLKRNIPVISSMGAANKTDPTRFQIADISKTHTDPIAKVIRTRLRKEGIKKGIKVVFSDESPIVIREEVRKEVGNDAAPIRKAKMPPSSNAFVPSVAGLIMGGHVITELLKDIKITRVKDEKQS
- the aspS gene encoding aspartate--tRNA ligase translates to MFGRTYYCGEVPESAIGEEVVLKGWVAKRRDLGGVIFIDLRDRTGVVQVVFNPEVSPEALAIAERVRSEYVLDITGKVVSRDEETINPNVSTGTIEVIVEKVTIINAAKNPPFIIEDKSEEVSEDVRLKYRYLDLRRPALLNTIQMRHNVTKSMRSFLDDNGFLDIETPILTKSTPEGARDYLVPSRVHEGEFYALPQSPQIFKQLLMVSGFDKYYQIARCFRDEDLRADRQPEFTQIDIEASFMSQDDIMSMTEQMMARIMKETKNVDIELPLPRMTYDEAMGRYGSDKPDTRFGLELVDVSEIVKDSGLKVFNTVVANGGQVKSINVKGAAEKYSRKDMDALAEFVAPYGAKGLAWLKVEEDGLKGPIIKFFTEEEQKGLLQTLEATIGDLLVFVADKKSVVADSLGALRSKLGKDLQLIDESKFNFLWVVDWPLLEYDEATKRYYAAHHPFTMPAREDIDLFDTDPGNMKAQAYDIVLNGYELGGGSIRIFEKDVQEKMFKLLGFSEEEAKEQFGFLLEAFEYGTPPHGGIALGLDRLVMLLAGRTNLRDTIAFPKTASASDLLTNAPSTVSEAQLEELNLELRD